From one Chlamydia sp. 04-14 genomic stretch:
- a CDS encoding ribonucleotide-diphosphate reductase subunit beta encodes MEADILDGKSKRVQLNSKRLVNCNQVDVNQLVPIKYKWAWEHYLNGCANNWLPTEVPMARDIALWKSNDLSEDERRVILLNLGFFSTAESLVGNNIVLAIFKHITNPEARQYLLRQAFEEAVHTHTFLYICESLGLDEAEVFNAYNERATIKAKDDFQMTLTGDVLDPNFSTDSIEGLRQFIKNLVGYYIIMEGIFFYSGFVMILSFHRQNKMTGIGEQYQYILRDETIHLNFGIDLINGIKEENPEVWSQELQDEIVALIQQAVDLEIEYARDCLPRGILGLKSSMFIDYVRHIADRRLERIGLKPIYNSKNPFPWMSETIDLNKEKNFFETRVTEYQTSANLNW; translated from the coding sequence ATGGAAGCAGATATTTTAGACGGTAAATCAAAACGCGTCCAATTAAATAGTAAACGCCTGGTTAACTGTAATCAGGTAGATGTGAATCAGTTAGTCCCAATTAAGTATAAATGGGCATGGGAACATTACTTAAACGGATGTGCGAATAACTGGCTGCCGACAGAAGTCCCCATGGCTCGTGATATCGCCCTATGGAAATCTAATGATCTTTCTGAAGATGAGCGTCGAGTAATTCTCTTGAATCTAGGCTTTTTCAGTACTGCGGAAAGTTTAGTGGGGAACAATATTGTATTGGCTATTTTCAAGCACATTACAAATCCTGAAGCACGTCAATATTTATTGAGACAGGCATTTGAAGAGGCTGTGCATACACATACTTTTCTTTATATTTGTGAGTCTTTGGGATTGGATGAAGCAGAAGTTTTCAATGCCTATAACGAACGCGCAACTATTAAGGCTAAGGATGATTTCCAAATGACCTTAACGGGGGATGTTTTAGATCCGAACTTCTCGACAGATTCTATAGAGGGATTGCGTCAGTTTATTAAGAATTTAGTGGGCTATTATATCATTATGGAAGGTATTTTCTTCTATAGTGGTTTTGTGATGATTCTTTCTTTCCATCGCCAAAACAAAATGACAGGAATAGGAGAACAATATCAGTACATCTTAAGAGATGAAACTATTCATTTGAATTTTGGTATTGATCTTATCAACGGTATTAAAGAAGAGAATCCTGAGGTATGGTCACAAGAGCTTCAAGATGAAATTGTAGCTCTTATTCAGCAAGCAGTAGATCTAGAAATCGAATACGCTAGAGATTGCTTGCCACGGGGTATTCTAGGATTGAAATCCTCAATGTTCATTGATTACGTTCGTCATATTGCCGATCGCCGTTTAGAAAGAATTGGTTTGAAACCTATTTATAACTCTAAGAATCCATTCCCTTGGATGAGTGAGACTATTGATCTTAATAAAGAGAAAAACTTTTTTGAGACTCGTGTAACGGAATACCAAACTTCAGCAAATTTGAACTGGTAA
- the trmB gene encoding tRNA (guanosine(46)-N7)-methyltransferase TrmB produces MKPQDLKVPFFWEERSTKIKDGVLYIPDHYFKHDQFIMPSWEELFKNDNPISCELCSGNGDWVISQARNMPHMNWIAVERRFDRVRKIWSKMHNFQVNNLRIVCGEAQTFFRYYLKNEIVQRIVVNFPDPWPKSRHRKHRLFQDEFMNDIVRVLRDSGILVLATDDKNYLLEAIKIIRQHLLPTMEDPYYCKVLDNYGDSWFERLWRSKGQEIFYTEFVRKVGI; encoded by the coding sequence ATGAAACCTCAAGATTTAAAGGTTCCTTTTTTTTGGGAAGAACGTAGTACCAAAATCAAGGACGGTGTCCTCTATATTCCCGATCACTATTTTAAACATGATCAATTCATTATGCCATCGTGGGAGGAGCTTTTTAAGAATGACAATCCTATTTCGTGTGAGCTTTGCTCAGGAAATGGTGATTGGGTAATTTCTCAAGCTCGAAATATGCCACATATGAATTGGATAGCTGTTGAAAGACGTTTTGATCGAGTGAGGAAAATCTGGTCGAAAATGCATAATTTTCAGGTCAATAATTTGCGGATCGTCTGCGGAGAAGCACAAACATTTTTTCGTTACTATCTTAAAAATGAGATTGTACAGCGTATAGTTGTTAACTTCCCTGATCCATGGCCTAAATCTCGTCATCGTAAACACCGTTTATTTCAAGATGAGTTCATGAATGATATTGTTAGGGTGTTGAGAGATTCTGGAATCTTAGTTCTTGCTACAGACGATAAAAACTATCTTCTTGAAGCTATCAAGATCATCAGACAGCATTTACTTCCTACGATGGAAGATCCTTACTATTGCAAGGTATTAGATAACTACGGAGATTCTTGGTTTGAAAGATTGTGGAGATCTAAGGGTCAGGAAATCTTTTATACTGAATTTGTAAGGAAAGTTGGGATATAG
- a CDS encoding class I SAM-dependent methyltransferase: MFRGIGLLQGNVVRLSHEIFQEVLTPGDTVVDATCGNGKDCLILARLLKGKGKLVAYDVQREALDKASLLCSSSLSPLERSIIEFKEMSHEYINEAGAKLFHYNLGYLPNGNKSLTTLETTTLISVQKALDLVAPQGVITVVCYPGHEEGANEMVSVERLASGLDSKLWEVGSFYIMNRNKAPRLLIFRSLKVDDRE; this comes from the coding sequence ATGTTTAGAGGAATAGGATTACTTCAAGGAAATGTTGTTCGATTATCTCACGAAATTTTTCAAGAGGTTCTTACTCCTGGAGATACTGTTGTTGATGCTACTTGCGGTAATGGAAAAGATTGTTTGATCTTAGCTAGACTACTAAAAGGGAAAGGAAAGCTTGTAGCCTATGATGTCCAAAGGGAAGCTTTAGATAAGGCTTCTCTTTTGTGTTCCAGTTCTCTTTCTCCTTTAGAAAGATCTATTATAGAATTTAAAGAAATGTCTCATGAGTATATCAATGAAGCAGGTGCTAAGTTATTTCATTATAATTTAGGTTATCTTCCAAATGGTAATAAGAGTCTTACTACCCTAGAGACAACAACTCTTATCAGTGTTCAAAAAGCTCTCGATTTAGTGGCTCCTCAAGGTGTGATTACTGTCGTATGTTATCCGGGTCATGAAGAGGGAGCAAATGAGATGGTATCTGTTGAGAGACTCGCGAGTGGATTAGATTCTAAATTGTGGGAAGTAGGATCTTTCTATATTATGAATAGAAATAAAGCTCCAAGACTCTTAATTTTTCGTTCTCTTAAGGTAGACGATAGGGAATAA